Genomic segment of Flavobacteriales bacterium:
CCACCTCCACATCAATCGGTGAATATGCGTATCAACTGGAAAACTTGGAACTCCGAAACTCTGGGCCATTACAACCTGAGCGGTCTTGTGTCCTACGCCGGGTAAGGACTCCAGTTTTTCGAGATCGGCCGGAACTTCTCCTTTATACTCCTCAACCAAGATGTTCGACAAACTACTAATGGCCTTTGACTTCGTTGGTGAAAGTCCGCAGGGTTTAATGATCTCTCTGATCTCTTCGACAGGAACAAGGGACATTTGATAAGGGTCAGCTGCTCGCTCAAAAAGATAGGGTGTCACTTTATTAACTCGCTCATCGGTACATTGAGCAGATAGTAAAACTGCAACCAAGAGGGTATAAGGGGCTCTATGGTCGAGGGGAACGGGAGTTTCTGGAAAGAGTTTATCGAGTTCTGTGATCAGGTAATTGACCTTTTCAGCTTTCGTCATTTTTTTGTGCCAATGAATTTGTAGAGAATTCTTCGAAGTTCGGAAACGTCGATGGGCTTCGAAAGAAAATCGTCCATTCCCGCCCCCAAAGCTTGATTTCGCGACTCGCTAAATGCATCAGCCGTAAGGGCAACTACCGGTAAATGTTCCTTTTTCAGTTGGGGTTCTTTCTTTCGCCATTCCTTGATGGTTTCAATACCATCCTTGATGGGCATTTGAATATCCATTAAAACCAAATCGTATTCATTGGTTTCCATTTCGGCAAGCGCTTCTTCTCCATTGGTCACGAGCTTGACGTTATGATCCCACTTTTCAAGAACCTTCTTTAATACCAATTGATTCATGATGTTGTCCTCAGCAAGGAGTAAGTTAAAATGTCGCAACGGAGTTGATTCGGACCAATGTTGTCCGTTTTGAGAGGATTCTTCCGGGGAAACCTTCTCAAAGGGAATGGAAAAATTGAATTCGGTTCCCTTTCCTTTTTCGCTTTTCACTTTTATGGAACCGCCCTGACCTTCGATGAACCTCTTGATAATGGTGAGTCCTAGCCCTGTTCCGCCATACTTTCGCGTTGTATCACTTCCCTCTTGTTCAAACCCATCGAATATTTGATCGAGACGGTCCGCGTTAATTCCAACACCTGTGTCTTTGACCCGGAAGTCAACCCAGAGTAGTCCGTCCTCCTCGCGACTTAAAAATGCCGAAATACGGATGAAGCCCTTTTCCGTGAATTTCACTGCGTTTCCTACGAGGTTCAAAAAGATTTGATTCAGCTTCATTCGGTCTCCTTTAATCGAATCTGGGATATCCTCGGCGATTTCGGAAATGAGGTCAATTCCGAGTTCATTCAAACGGAATTCAAAGGTCTGGCGGATACCTTTAAATGCGCGGCGAAGGCCGAATGGAATTTTTTCGAAGGTTAGTTTTCCGGCTTCGATCTTTGAGAAATCCAAAACCTCATTGATGATACCAAGAAGATTGTCGGCCGAATACTTCATCGACTGGACGTAATGCTCTTGCTCCTCGGCTAAAGATTCTTGCAACAGAATGTCCGTTAACCCAATGATGGCGTTCAGAGGAGTTCGAATCTCATGACTCATTTTAGAAAGGAATTCACTCTTAGCCAAGGTTGCCTTTTGAGCGATATCTCTTGCCTCGATTAGCTCTTTACGAGACGCTACCGTTTCGGTTATATCAAGTGCATATCCGATGAACATGATGACCTGATCGTTTTCGACCAATGGGAACCAACGTCATAAATGGTACTCTTTTCCATTTGGGCCATCCAACTCTTCCTTCCATTCGACCATTTTTCTGGCTTTCTGGACGGTATTGAAAAAGTGTCTTCGCTCTTCGGCAATTGAAATAGGTTTGT
This window contains:
- a CDS encoding endonuclease III encodes the protein MTKAEKVNYLITELDKLFPETPVPLDHRAPYTLLVAVLLSAQCTDERVNKVTPYLFERAADPYQMSLVPVEEIREIIKPCGLSPTKSKAISSLSNILVEEYKGEVPADLEKLESLPGVGHKTAQVVMAQSFGVPSFPVDTHIHRLMWRWGLSNGKSVHQTEKDAKRLFPKEQWNTLHLQIIFYGRQYGPARGFKPERDYITAAIGRKEFLRKNGYE
- a CDS encoding response regulator, with product MVENDQVIMFIGYALDITETVASRKELIEARDIAQKATLAKSEFLSKMSHEIRTPLNAIIGLTDILLQESLAEEQEHYVQSMKYSADNLLGIINEVLDFSKIEAGKLTFEKIPFGLRRAFKGIRQTFEFRLNELGIDLISEIAEDIPDSIKGDRMKLNQIFLNLVGNAVKFTEKGFIRISAFLSREEDGLLWVDFRVKDTGVGINADRLDQIFDGFEQEGSDTTRKYGGTGLGLTIIKRFIEGQGGSIKVKSEKGKGTEFNFSIPFEKVSPEESSQNGQHWSESTPLRHFNLLLAEDNIMNQLVLKKVLEKWDHNVKLVTNGEEALAEMETNEYDLVLMDIQMPIKDGIETIKEWRKKEPQLKKEHLPVVALTADAFSESRNQALGAGMDDFLSKPIDVSELRRILYKFIGTKK